In Streptomyces sp. RFCAC02, the following proteins share a genomic window:
- a CDS encoding haloacid dehalogenase-like hydrolase yields the protein MSDAVLVLWDIDRTLLYVGDTDRQVYRETFHQVVGRPAEKLPERGTGVTMPLAIRTLLLDNGVAERDVPRLLSRMVQRLPQRLATHVEEMKHSGTLLPGAMESLQAVYTAPSLLPAVVTGNLKPNAEIKLRAFALTPYLDLDIGAFASDDQHRPALVGIAQDRAEKKHGIEFTQSNTVIVGDSLEDVRTGLEGGALVIGIASGKSSATDLRRAGANLVLPSLRNAGDLLASITTLTQ from the coding sequence ATGTCCGACGCCGTACTCGTCCTTTGGGACATCGACCGCACACTCCTGTACGTCGGCGACACGGACCGACAGGTCTACCGCGAGACGTTCCACCAGGTCGTCGGCCGGCCCGCGGAGAAGCTCCCCGAACGGGGCACCGGAGTGACGATGCCGCTCGCTATTCGCACGCTCCTCCTGGACAACGGCGTGGCCGAGCGGGACGTCCCCCGACTGCTGTCCCGGATGGTGCAACGCCTGCCCCAACGCCTAGCCACACACGTCGAAGAGATGAAGCACAGCGGCACACTCCTGCCGGGCGCGATGGAATCGCTCCAAGCCGTGTACACGGCACCTTCCCTTCTCCCGGCCGTGGTCACGGGGAATCTGAAACCGAACGCCGAGATCAAACTCCGCGCCTTCGCACTGACCCCCTACCTCGACCTTGACATCGGGGCTTTCGCTTCCGACGACCAGCACCGTCCCGCCCTCGTCGGCATCGCCCAGGACCGCGCAGAGAAGAAGCACGGCATCGAGTTCACCCAGTCCAACACCGTCATCGTCGGCGACTCGCTCGAAGACGTCCGCACTGGGCTGGAAGGCGGCGCACTGGTGATCGGCATAGCAAGCGGCAAGAGCTCCGCCACAGATCTCAGACGAGCTGGCGCCAACCTCGTCCTGCCCAGCCTACGAAACGCCGGAGACCTGCTGGCCTCCATAACTACCCTGACCCAGTAG
- a CDS encoding nuclear transport factor 2 family protein yields the protein MRLTRARHGIVAAFTTAALTLAAAACSSDGDDGNRPSAAGGSREQLRQAVEDNLAAINDGDVDALLASQSANCRERTTPEETAQALELIDAFYGDVSLEDLDIIEFDGTTARVRGTTGIEAIDESGDQDGARWIWEDGAWRDDSCDEDAADDQEADDPADTVPTDLPVGKSHDWSDGATTTVTGVSEIPDDSLGEFSTLTEGHTPFWVEITITNHSEQPIDLGDFHLSVEGATNGGTVDSVYIEDQEHLEGRLAPGETKEWRDSYSIDTAANGRDLVIEVWRTSEDLFLDAPTWVATIE from the coding sequence ATGAGACTCACCCGCGCGCGGCACGGCATCGTGGCCGCGTTCACGACAGCCGCACTTACCCTGGCCGCCGCCGCATGCAGTTCGGACGGCGACGATGGCAACCGTCCATCCGCCGCCGGCGGCTCCCGGGAGCAACTCCGCCAAGCCGTCGAGGACAACCTCGCCGCGATCAATGACGGCGACGTCGATGCCCTGCTCGCCAGCCAGTCCGCCAACTGCCGCGAGCGGACCACCCCCGAGGAGACCGCCCAGGCACTCGAACTCATCGACGCCTTCTACGGTGACGTCTCCCTCGAAGACCTCGACATCATCGAGTTCGACGGGACGACCGCCCGCGTCCGCGGCACCACCGGGATCGAAGCCATCGACGAGTCCGGCGACCAGGACGGCGCACGCTGGATCTGGGAGGACGGCGCGTGGCGCGACGACAGTTGCGACGAAGACGCGGCCGACGACCAGGAAGCCGACGACCCCGCCGACACCGTCCCCACGGATCTCCCCGTGGGCAAGAGTCACGACTGGAGCGACGGCGCCACGACCACGGTCACCGGAGTCTCGGAGATTCCGGACGACAGCCTCGGCGAATTCTCCACACTCACCGAGGGACACACACCCTTCTGGGTGGAGATCACGATCACCAACCACAGCGAGCAACCGATCGACCTCGGCGACTTCCACCTGTCGGTCGAGGGCGCGACCAACGGTGGGACCGTCGACTCAGTGTACATCGAGGACCAGGAGCACCTCGAAGGACGCCTCGCCCCCGGAGAGACCAAGGAGTGGCGAGACTCCTACAGCATCGACACAGCCGCCAACGGACGTGACCTGGTGATCGAGGTCTGGCGTACCAGCGAGGACCTCTTCCTGGACGCACCGACCTGGGTGGCGACGATCGAGTAG
- a CDS encoding zinc-binding dehydrogenase, with product MRAISMEEFGGPEVLRLREIPEPRPRAAHHLLRVTRAGVNFADVHVRGNTYLSPVTLPYVPGNEVVGTTEDGRRFVGLTQGGGYAEQALLHRRVAWAVPDDITDDQAVALALQGQSAWHLLFTTARVAAGETVVVPAAGGGLGSLAVQLAREAGATVIALASTERKRRLARDLGADAAIDSTADDLTARILDAAGGPVQVALEMTGEPVLSRVLDALAPHGRLALYGFASGRPADLPIRALLEKSITVSGFWLPNLYRDREALPTSMTALFEAVRKGAVKPVHGGVLPLGDASTAHATLATREHVGKLSLDPTT from the coding sequence GTGCGCGCCATCAGCATGGAGGAGTTCGGCGGTCCCGAGGTGCTCCGTCTGCGGGAAATCCCCGAACCGCGGCCCCGCGCCGCGCACCATCTGCTGCGGGTGACACGTGCCGGCGTGAACTTCGCCGACGTCCACGTCCGCGGCAACACGTACCTCTCCCCCGTCACGCTGCCGTACGTCCCGGGCAACGAGGTCGTCGGCACCACGGAGGACGGGCGGCGCTTCGTCGGGCTGACACAGGGCGGCGGCTACGCGGAGCAGGCCCTGCTGCACCGACGGGTCGCGTGGGCCGTGCCGGACGACATCACCGACGACCAGGCCGTGGCGCTCGCGCTCCAGGGGCAGTCGGCCTGGCACCTGCTGTTCACGACGGCCCGCGTCGCGGCGGGCGAGACCGTCGTCGTCCCGGCGGCAGGCGGCGGGCTCGGCTCCCTCGCCGTCCAGCTCGCCCGGGAGGCCGGGGCCACGGTGATCGCTCTGGCCAGCACCGAACGCAAACGCCGGCTCGCCCGCGACCTCGGCGCGGACGCCGCGATCGACTCGACGGCCGACGACCTGACGGCCCGCATCCTCGACGCGGCGGGCGGCCCCGTCCAGGTCGCACTGGAGATGACCGGCGAACCCGTGCTGTCCCGCGTCCTCGACGCCCTCGCGCCGCACGGGCGGCTCGCCCTGTACGGCTTCGCCTCCGGTCGCCCGGCGGACCTGCCCATCCGGGCGCTTTTGGAGAAGTCCATCACCGTCTCCGGCTTCTGGCTGCCCAACCTCTACCGCGACCGTGAGGCCCTGCCCACCAGCATGACGGCGCTCTTCGAAGCCGTCCGCAAGGGCGCCGTCAAACCCGTGCACGGCGGCGTCCTCCCCCTGGGCGACGCGTCAACGGCCCACGCCACGCTGGCGACGCGCGAGCACGTCGGCAAGCTGTCCCTCGACCCGACGACATGA
- a CDS encoding IclR family transcriptional regulator C-terminal domain-containing protein gives MTDDVWTEGAAIRLGGTGHAERVFRVQRAFADLGGDIHGPGALARASGLDDSAVYRILQTGVHLGVFERVGRGRYRLGTRTASMGIHALANAPGTTTRAVLDRLRETTDGGLAMLYVLAPFGGAQRQCIDMAVGDSDLGELGMTPREVLTVTRSLRTGASGRTILAHLPRAIQQRVLAEPVPTEAGPGAYQDNDALLRSLEQIREQGYATGFEECSPGWNSCAAPIMWGDLIMGSALLLKPATVMPHITDTVITATRKAAAELSAYARHPTPNQHL, from the coding sequence ATGACGGACGACGTCTGGACGGAGGGCGCCGCGATCCGCCTGGGCGGCACCGGGCACGCGGAGCGCGTCTTCCGCGTGCAGCGGGCGTTCGCGGACCTCGGCGGCGACATCCACGGCCCCGGCGCGCTGGCCCGCGCGTCCGGCCTGGACGACTCGGCCGTCTACCGCATCCTGCAGACGGGCGTACACCTCGGCGTCTTCGAACGCGTCGGCCGCGGCCGGTACCGCCTCGGTACACGCACGGCCTCCATGGGCATCCACGCACTGGCAAACGCACCCGGCACCACAACGCGCGCGGTCCTGGACCGACTGCGCGAAACGACGGACGGCGGCCTCGCCATGCTCTACGTCCTCGCACCCTTCGGCGGCGCGCAACGCCAGTGCATCGACATGGCCGTCGGCGACTCCGACCTCGGCGAACTCGGCATGACACCACGCGAAGTCCTCACAGTGACCCGCTCACTGCGCACCGGAGCCAGCGGCCGAACCATCCTCGCGCACCTGCCGAGAGCCATCCAACAACGAGTCCTGGCCGAACCAGTCCCCACCGAAGCAGGCCCCGGCGCCTACCAGGACAACGACGCACTGCTGCGCTCACTGGAACAGATCCGCGAACAGGGCTACGCCACCGGCTTCGAGGAATGCTCACCGGGCTGGAACAGCTGCGCGGCCCCCATCATGTGGGGCGACCTGATCATGGGCTCGGCACTGCTGCTCAAACCGGCAACCGTCATGCCGCACATCACCGACACAGTGATCACGGCAACCAGAAAAGCAGCAGCAGAACTCAGCGCCTACGCACGCCACCCAACCCCGAACCAGCACCTCTGA